A region of Stegostoma tigrinum isolate sSteTig4 chromosome 5, sSteTig4.hap1, whole genome shotgun sequence DNA encodes the following proteins:
- the LOC132205976 gene encoding neuropeptides B/W receptor type 1-like, which yields MENLFPNPVSSNVSCMDQEVNCLSANGNGTNSTGPGLYPDFYIAIPVIYSVICAVGLTGNTAVIYVILKAPKMKTVTNMFILNLAIADELFTLVLPINIADYLLLQWPFGELMCKLIISIDQYNTFSSIYILTVMSINRYLVVLATARSKKMSYRTYRAAKIVCLCVWLFVTVIILPFTIFGKIHDGEGRLQCVYVFPSPEILWWKARRIYTLLMGFTIPVSTVCILYSMMLLRLRNMRLNTNTKALDKAKKKVTLMVVIILAVCLFCWTPYHVSTILALTTHIQQTTLIIGISYFITSLSYANSYLNPFLYAFLDDSFRRSFRKLVECRTTP from the coding sequence atggaaaatCTCTTTCCGAATCCGGTATCTTCGAACGTCTCCTGCATGGACCAGGAGGTGAATTGTTTGTCTGCAAATGGCAATGGGACCAATTCGACAGGGCCAGGTCTATACCCTGATTTTTACATTGCTATCCCTGTCATATATTCCGTTATATGTGCAGTTGGGTTAACGGGTAACACAGCTGTCATTTATGTTATACTCAAAGCTCCAAAAATGAAAACGGTGACAAACATGTTCATACTGAACCTAGCCATCGCCGATGAACTTTTCACTTTGGTTTTACCCATAAACATTGCTGACTATCTGTTGCTTCAGTGGCCCTTTGGTGAGCTGATGTGTAAATTAATCATTTCCATTGACCAATACAATACTTTCTCAAGCATTTACATTTTGACTGTCATGAGCATCAATCGTTACCTGGTGGTCCTGGCCACGGCGAGGTCCAAGAAAATGTCTTATCGTACTTATAGAGCGGCTAAGATAGTCTGTTTATGTGTTTGGCTCTTCGTCACTGTCATCATTCTGCCCTTCACAATTTTTGGTAAGATCCATGATGGTGAAGGCAGGCTACAATGTGTCTACGTGTTTCCATCTCCTGAGATTCTGTGGTGGAAAGCTCGTCGGATCTATACTCTCCTAATGGGATTTACcattccagtgtccacagtttgCATCCTGTACTCAATGATGTTACTCAGGTTGAGAAATATGCGTTTGAACACCAACACCAAAGCTCTGGACAAAGCGAAGAAAAAGGTTACATTAATGGTGGTGATTATTCTAGCAGTCTGCCTTTTCTGTTGGACACCTTACCATGTGAGCACAATATTAGCTTTAACAACACATATTCAACAGACCACGCTCATCATTGGAATCTCCTACTTTATCACTAGCCTGAGCTATGCAAATAGTTATCTTAATCCTTTCCTCTATGCCTTTCTAGATGATAGCTTCAGAAGGAGCTTTCGGAAACTGGTAGAATGCAGAACAACACCCTGA